A window of Pseudodesulfovibrio hydrargyri contains these coding sequences:
- a CDS encoding response regulator transcription factor: MAKKILIVDDEVHIKMLLEQTLEELEDEFEVDLYTASDGEEGLEFIRSKRPDLVFLDIMMPKMNGYEVCRIIKDDASLKDVKIILLTAKGQEVDRKQGLELGAMMYMTKPFDPDEILRVSKELLEL; the protein is encoded by the coding sequence ATGGCCAAGAAGATCCTCATAGTTGATGACGAGGTCCACATCAAAATGCTGCTCGAGCAGACGCTCGAGGAGCTCGAGGACGAGTTCGAAGTGGACCTGTATACGGCCTCGGACGGCGAGGAGGGACTGGAATTCATCCGGAGCAAGCGTCCGGACCTGGTTTTTCTCGACATCATGATGCCCAAGATGAACGGCTACGAGGTCTGCCGGATCATCAAGGACGACGCGTCCCTCAAGGACGTGAAGATCATCCTGCTGACCGCCAAGGGACAGGAAGTGGACCGCAAGCAGGGACTGGAGCTGGGGGCCATGATGTACATGACCAAGCCCTTTGATCCGGACGAGATCCTGCGCGTCTCCAAGGAGCTTCTCGAGCTGTAA
- a CDS encoding HD-GYP domain-containing protein, translating into MTPLKKYIRPGVLRNLLRKAAEMADGRCSLAISFEGEVCIVEGPAPEVAFVEGGPGVSSVPIRFDQVHSGRLFLLADRPDDRDECGRLLNFLSYSIQELVDMEYARRSIAEEALAKYRELALFHRSVPNINTSLHMRDVVNALIDECRLENYPGELGMIFLLEPSRKVFRLAVQFGFPFGTYLQPMVDSALFQEVACSGRGEIVNDLEKEARWDNELPGLGSMILIPINSPNRCEGVLILGSRNTGVFEAAHRRSLTTLASVAGISVSNAFNFEGIQKLMDAIMQALAEAIDSRDPYTAGHSERVAHLAVAFGHTLNEAGGYRGRVLSDDELREIYYAGILHDVGKIGIKEDVLTKRTRLPKRRMDVVRARFQLLGQFDDFDWGHAFERLCDVNKAMVPDASALDFVRELGDRVLRRNGTSLRYLYDDELENLLLAYGNLTRDERREIERHPAESERILQHIPMQDGYGDLLTIIRQHHERMDGSGYPDGLKGEDILLQSRLMAIVDIYDAVTQERHYKPAYTRSEAMKILGREVEEGKLDSELTSFFLSNIESIEMLSEQVKVTKATHLSSLGHLSSL; encoded by the coding sequence ATGACACCCTTGAAAAAATACATACGGCCCGGCGTATTGCGCAACCTTCTCCGCAAGGCTGCCGAAATGGCCGACGGCCGCTGCTCCCTGGCCATCAGCTTCGAGGGCGAGGTCTGCATCGTCGAGGGGCCGGCCCCCGAGGTCGCCTTTGTCGAGGGCGGGCCCGGGGTGAGCAGCGTGCCCATCCGGTTCGACCAGGTCCACTCCGGGCGGCTGTTCCTGCTCGCGGACCGGCCAGACGACCGGGACGAGTGCGGCAGGCTCTTGAATTTCCTGTCCTATTCCATTCAGGAACTGGTGGACATGGAGTACGCCCGGCGATCCATCGCCGAAGAGGCCCTGGCCAAGTACCGCGAACTGGCCCTGTTCCACCGCTCGGTGCCGAACATCAACACCTCCCTGCACATGCGCGACGTGGTCAACGCGCTCATCGACGAATGCCGCCTGGAAAACTACCCCGGCGAGCTGGGCATGATCTTTTTGCTGGAACCGTCGCGCAAGGTCTTCCGCCTGGCCGTGCAGTTCGGCTTTCCCTTCGGCACCTACCTGCAGCCCATGGTGGACAGCGCGCTGTTCCAGGAAGTGGCCTGCTCGGGCCGGGGCGAGATCGTCAACGACCTGGAAAAGGAGGCCCGCTGGGACAACGAGCTGCCTGGCCTGGGGTCCATGATCCTCATCCCCATCAACTCGCCCAACCGCTGCGAGGGGGTGCTCATTCTGGGCTCCAGGAACACCGGAGTGTTCGAGGCCGCCCACCGGCGCAGCCTGACCACCCTGGCCTCGGTGGCGGGCATCTCGGTCTCCAACGCCTTCAACTTCGAGGGTATCCAGAAGCTGATGGACGCCATCATGCAGGCCCTGGCCGAGGCCATCGACTCGCGGGACCCGTATACGGCGGGCCACTCCGAGCGCGTGGCCCATCTGGCCGTGGCCTTCGGGCACACCCTGAACGAGGCCGGGGGCTACCGGGGAAGGGTTTTGAGCGACGACGAGCTGCGCGAGATCTACTACGCGGGCATCCTGCACGACGTGGGCAAGATCGGCATCAAGGAGGACGTCCTGACCAAGCGCACCCGGCTGCCGAAACGGCGCATGGACGTGGTCCGGGCGCGCTTCCAGCTCCTGGGCCAGTTCGACGACTTCGATTGGGGCCACGCCTTCGAGCGGCTGTGCGACGTGAACAAGGCCATGGTCCCGGACGCGTCCGCCCTGGATTTCGTCCGCGAACTGGGCGACCGGGTCCTGCGCCGCAACGGGACCAGCCTGCGCTATCTCTATGACGACGAACTGGAGAACCTGCTGCTGGCCTACGGCAACCTGACTCGGGACGAGCGCAGGGAGATCGAGCGCCATCCGGCCGAGAGCGAGCGTATCCTCCAGCACATCCCCATGCAGGACGGCTACGGAGACCTCCTGACCATCATCCGCCAGCACCACGAACGCATGGACGGCTCAGGCTATCCCGACGGGCTCAAGGGCGAGGACATCCTGCTCCAGAGCCGCTTGATGGCCATCGTGGACATCTATGACGCCGTCACCCAGGAACGCCACTACAAGCCCGCCTACACCCGCAGCGAGGCCATGAAGATCCTCGGCCGGGAAGTGGAGGAGGGCAAACTGGACAGCGAGTTGACCAGCTTCTTCCTGAGCAATATCGAGAGCATCGAGATGCTTTCCGAACAGGTCAAGGTGACCAAGGCCACGCACCTGTCGTCCCTGGGCCACCTGTCCAGTCTCTGA
- a CDS encoding DUF885 family protein, whose product MKSSVAKKFFAYLAKHYPVMCASGAFPLMPPVTDASRWLDRLDDLSGRSIARHVAALTAFRNNFLAEADKATEPADKARAQALALSAGGVIAELDGIRAWEHAPELYLQVAFTGLEQAADLPAKNDRARQKRFISRLKSVPAMLTHATENIEAASTASRSTSQTMIRDCARYLTELGGQELGRAGKAPRFLADALAALREYDRFVTSRPEIPDPDGPSFRYAAEHVLGTDRSMEELRDLAETEFEARLTTLDRLQAGIGGGTWRELYEGYEGPPTDGLAPLDLIIREIHRLRAFVQEGPLAGVFADSGLRIDPQPRHLASTLRPIHHDPVLGAWENEPSRCYVSPHIFSGNRFRDTPAHLARMRREFPFLAAAQTYPGRHLLDSQRRALADPCLGQVTNPVFTAGWLAFAEHLLDELGYLETDLDRLVLHVRGLRRAALARIDTELAVGGLDQDHCLDILDRAGFTREEALSEVRLIRTAPGHRTMPVLGLHELTELRRQWRLDLPLFCKALFAEGQMPLSAIARRPVR is encoded by the coding sequence ATGAAATCCTCAGTTGCCAAGAAGTTCTTCGCCTATCTGGCCAAGCACTATCCGGTGATGTGCGCCTCGGGCGCCTTCCCGCTCATGCCCCCCGTGACCGACGCCTCCAGGTGGCTGGACCGCCTGGACGACCTGTCCGGCCGGTCCATCGCCCGGCACGTGGCCGCCCTGACCGCCTTCCGCAACAATTTCCTGGCCGAAGCGGACAAGGCGACGGAACCGGCCGACAAGGCGCGGGCCCAGGCCCTGGCCTTGAGCGCGGGCGGGGTCATCGCCGAACTGGACGGCATCCGCGCCTGGGAACACGCCCCGGAACTCTACCTGCAGGTGGCCTTCACCGGCCTGGAGCAGGCCGCCGACCTGCCCGCCAAGAACGACCGGGCACGGCAGAAGCGGTTCATCAGCCGCCTCAAGTCCGTGCCCGCCATGCTGACCCACGCCACCGAGAACATCGAGGCCGCCAGCACGGCCAGCCGGTCCACTTCACAGACCATGATCCGGGACTGCGCCCGCTACCTGACCGAGCTGGGCGGACAGGAGCTGGGCCGGGCGGGCAAGGCCCCCCGATTTCTGGCCGACGCCCTGGCGGCCCTGCGCGAATACGACCGTTTCGTCACCTCCAGGCCCGAGATCCCGGACCCGGACGGCCCCTCCTTCCGATACGCCGCCGAGCACGTGCTGGGCACGGACCGCTCCATGGAGGAGCTGCGCGACCTGGCCGAAACCGAGTTCGAGGCGAGACTGACCACGTTGGACCGTCTCCAGGCCGGGATTGGCGGCGGGACGTGGCGCGAACTGTACGAGGGATACGAGGGACCGCCCACCGACGGCCTGGCCCCCCTGGACCTGATCATCCGGGAAATCCACCGGCTGCGCGCCTTTGTCCAGGAAGGCCCCCTGGCGGGCGTGTTCGCGGACTCCGGCCTGCGCATCGACCCCCAGCCCCGGCACCTGGCGTCCACCCTGCGGCCCATCCACCACGACCCCGTGCTCGGGGCCTGGGAGAACGAGCCGTCCCGGTGCTATGTCAGCCCGCACATATTTTCTGGCAACCGGTTCCGCGACACCCCGGCCCACCTGGCCCGCATGCGCCGCGAATTTCCCTTCCTGGCCGCGGCCCAGACCTATCCCGGCCGCCACCTGCTCGACTCACAGCGCCGGGCTCTGGCCGACCCGTGCCTGGGTCAGGTGACCAATCCCGTGTTCACGGCGGGCTGGCTGGCCTTTGCCGAGCACCTGCTGGACGAGCTGGGCTACCTGGAAACCGATCTGGACCGGCTGGTCCTGCACGTGCGCGGACTCAGGCGGGCGGCCCTGGCCCGCATCGACACCGAACTGGCCGTGGGCGGCCTGGACCAGGACCACTGCCTGGACATCCTGGACCGCGCCGGGTTCACCCGCGAGGAGGCATTGAGCGAAGTCAGGCTCATCCGCACGGCCCCGGGCCACCGGACCATGCCCGTGCTCGGCCTGCACGAGCTGACCGAACTGCGCCGCCAGTGGCGGCTGGACCTGCCGCTCTTCTGCAAGGCGTTGTTCGCCGAAGGACAGATGCCGCTTTCCGCCATCGCCCGGCGCCCGGTGCGCTGA
- a CDS encoding chemotaxis protein — protein MSETKILLESGTNELEIVEFYLDESRTGGGYRGYYGINVAKVLEIIQMPELTEMPEAAHPSVLGAFNLRNEIIPLVDLAGWLRKSRVETEPPKVIVTEFNRTKSAFLVSGVTRIHRIGWQEVEAPTNYVSSLTVNSITGVVKIAGRITFILDMEKICMDLNPGGEPDPEATEKVREAIAHRKYRVLLADDSAMARKMIANILTSAGFKVHTEENGEQALQYLLGIQRLAESEGRPLEDYVNLVVSDVEMPSMDGHTLTRRIKEDNGLRHLPVILCSSIVTQTLHHKGIAVGADAQISKAELGELAPRALKLLEEQAG, from the coding sequence ATGAGCGAAACCAAGATCCTGTTGGAATCGGGCACCAATGAGCTCGAGATCGTCGAGTTCTATCTCGACGAATCGCGCACGGGCGGCGGTTACCGGGGCTATTACGGCATCAACGTGGCCAAGGTGCTGGAGATCATCCAGATGCCCGAGCTGACCGAGATGCCCGAAGCGGCCCATCCGTCCGTGCTCGGCGCCTTCAACCTGCGCAACGAGATCATCCCGCTCGTCGACCTGGCCGGGTGGCTGCGCAAGAGCCGTGTCGAGACCGAGCCGCCCAAGGTCATCGTCACCGAATTCAACCGGACCAAGAGCGCCTTCCTGGTCTCGGGCGTGACCCGCATCCACCGCATCGGCTGGCAGGAGGTGGAGGCCCCGACCAACTACGTCTCCTCCCTGACGGTCAACTCCATCACCGGCGTGGTCAAGATCGCCGGCAGGATCACCTTCATCCTGGACATGGAGAAGATCTGCATGGACCTGAACCCGGGCGGCGAGCCGGACCCGGAGGCCACGGAGAAGGTCCGCGAGGCCATCGCCCACAGGAAGTACCGGGTGCTGCTGGCCGACGACTCGGCCATGGCGCGCAAGATGATCGCCAACATCCTGACCTCGGCCGGATTCAAGGTCCACACCGAGGAGAACGGCGAACAGGCCCTGCAATACCTGCTGGGGATCCAGAGGCTCGCCGAATCCGAGGGACGCCCCCTGGAGGACTACGTCAACCTGGTGGTCTCGGACGTGGAGATGCCCTCCATGGACGGCCACACCCTGACCCGCCGCATCAAGGAAGACAACGGCCTGCGCCATCTGCCGGTCATCCTCTGCTCCTCCATCGTCACCCAGACCCTGCACCACAAGGGCATCGCCGTGGGCGCCGACGCCCAGATATCCAAGGCCGAACTGGGCGAACTCGCGCCCAGGGCGCTGAAACTGCTCGAAGAGCAGGCAGGCTAG
- a CDS encoding sigma-54-dependent transcriptional regulator yields MSKPDIPTILVVDDDESILEVLEARLLSAGLSPLLADRAETALEMLADEPVDLIISDVKMPGMGGRGLLREVMENWPHIPIIMLTAHGTIPDAVGSIQDGAADYLTKPFDGKELVRRVRARLEARGETADPTDASAPRPASKPTQRTASQAERGLIGGPAPAMARFLERLDRVAKSTATVLLFGESGTGKELAARILHEESPRSDGPFVVVDCGSTQPTLLESELFGHVKGSFTHAVKDKKGLIEEADGGTLFLDEIGNVSPDMQARLLRFLQEGTIRRVGDNRERTVSCRVVAATNADLPKMVAEGKFREDLYYRLKVVTLTIPPLRERREDIPALADGLLARLCARQQRPCAGLSAEAMRLLESHPWPGNVRELENALEAALVFCAGDVIEPGDLQLETPPVNSPAAGTSLSLEDNERETILRALEAAGGVKKDAADRLGISRRAIHYKIKKYGIGGE; encoded by the coding sequence ATGAGCAAACCGGACATTCCGACCATCCTGGTGGTCGACGACGACGAGAGCATCCTGGAGGTTCTCGAGGCGCGCCTGCTCTCCGCGGGATTGAGCCCGCTGTTGGCCGACCGGGCCGAGACCGCCCTGGAGATGCTGGCCGACGAGCCCGTGGACCTGATCATCTCGGACGTGAAGATGCCCGGCATGGGCGGCCGGGGGCTGCTCAGGGAGGTCATGGAGAACTGGCCGCACATCCCGATCATCATGCTCACGGCCCACGGGACCATCCCGGACGCCGTGGGCTCCATCCAGGACGGGGCCGCCGACTACCTGACCAAGCCGTTCGACGGCAAGGAGCTGGTCCGCCGGGTCCGCGCCCGGCTCGAAGCGCGCGGGGAAACGGCCGATCCGACGGACGCTTCGGCCCCGAGGCCCGCTTCCAAGCCGACGCAGCGAACCGCGTCCCAAGCCGAGCGAGGCCTGATCGGCGGCCCGGCCCCGGCCATGGCCCGTTTCCTTGAACGGCTGGACCGGGTGGCCAAATCCACGGCCACGGTCCTGCTCTTCGGCGAATCGGGCACGGGCAAGGAGCTGGCCGCGCGCATCCTGCACGAGGAAAGCCCCCGGTCCGACGGCCCGTTCGTGGTCGTGGACTGCGGCTCCACCCAGCCCACCCTGCTCGAGAGCGAGCTGTTCGGCCACGTCAAGGGGTCCTTCACCCACGCGGTAAAGGACAAGAAGGGGCTCATCGAGGAGGCGGACGGCGGCACCCTGTTCCTGGACGAGATAGGCAACGTCTCCCCGGACATGCAGGCCCGGCTGCTGCGCTTCCTGCAGGAGGGAACCATCCGCCGGGTGGGCGACAACCGCGAGCGGACCGTGTCCTGCCGGGTGGTGGCCGCCACCAACGCGGACCTGCCGAAGATGGTCGCGGAGGGGAAATTTCGAGAGGATCTCTACTACCGCCTCAAGGTGGTCACCCTGACCATCCCGCCCCTGCGCGAGCGGCGCGAGGACATCCCGGCCCTGGCCGACGGGCTGCTGGCAAGGCTCTGCGCCCGCCAGCAGCGGCCCTGCGCCGGACTCTCGGCCGAGGCCATGCGCCTGCTCGAATCCCACCCCTGGCCGGGCAACGTCCGGGAGCTGGAAAACGCGTTGGAAGCGGCCCTGGTCTTCTGCGCCGGGGACGTCATCGAGCCCGGCGACCTACAGCTGGAGACGCCGCCCGTCAACTCCCCGGCCGCCGGGACCAGCCTGTCCCTGGAGGACAACGAGCGGGAGACCATCCTCCGCGCCCTCGAGGCGGCGGGCGGGGTCAAGAAGGACGCGGCCGACCGTCTGGGCATCAGCCGCCGGGCCATCCACTACAAGATCAAAAAGTACGGCATAGGCGGGGAATAG
- a CDS encoding HAMP domain-containing sensor histidine kinase, whose translation MPKARHLTIAAKLTVWACALIVVFFATSAYLFQQVRKDAEIAGLMVTENHDLDSAIQRMLERLYNVQNNIRRYRILGGDQAAVGFIVEDLTRFGEILNRTIEKHPRYADEWRELTSEYQITLDPANTPGENLTPDDTVSDWTDILEQSLLDNQADTEARLTQLRDAGRHAANVGMYGLAFCLVVGVGGSLLLAWTLNRSLGEVRRGIRELGTGATPRDVRILSRDELGELALAFNAMAARLRREERMRADFIAMLSHEIRTPLTSVREAVDLIGSGTFGAVNERQKRFLDIAEKESGRLSGLLSRLLSVSRMETQELELNPERVDAAGLVDAALERLAPTARGADVTLEAEVGPGLAVTADPAHISQVLTNLVGNAVKFSGRGGKVRVSAERSGDEALFCVRDNGPGIPEDERERIFLKYYREPGVRDSIDGAGLGLAISRRIVLAHGGRIWVESEPGRGATFRFTLPATA comes from the coding sequence ATGCCCAAGGCCCGCCACCTGACCATCGCCGCCAAACTGACCGTCTGGGCCTGCGCCCTGATCGTGGTTTTTTTCGCCACCTCGGCCTACCTTTTCCAGCAGGTCCGGAAGGACGCGGAGATCGCCGGGCTCATGGTCACCGAGAACCACGACCTGGACTCGGCCATCCAGCGCATGCTCGAGCGCCTCTACAACGTGCAGAACAACATCCGACGCTACCGCATCCTGGGCGGCGACCAGGCCGCCGTGGGCTTCATCGTCGAGGATCTGACCCGGTTCGGCGAGATCCTCAACAGGACCATCGAAAAGCACCCCCGCTACGCCGACGAGTGGAGGGAGCTGACCTCGGAGTACCAGATCACCCTGGACCCGGCCAACACCCCGGGCGAGAACCTGACCCCGGACGACACGGTCAGCGACTGGACCGATATCCTGGAGCAGTCCCTGCTGGACAACCAGGCCGACACCGAGGCGCGCCTGACGCAGCTTCGCGACGCGGGCCGCCACGCGGCAAACGTGGGCATGTACGGCCTGGCCTTCTGCCTCGTCGTGGGCGTGGGCGGCAGCCTGCTGCTGGCCTGGACCCTGAACCGCTCGCTCGGCGAGGTGCGCCGGGGCATCCGCGAACTGGGCACCGGAGCCACGCCCCGCGACGTGCGCATCCTGTCGCGCGACGAGCTGGGCGAGCTGGCCCTGGCCTTCAACGCCATGGCCGCGCGGCTGCGGCGCGAGGAGCGCATGCGCGCCGACTTCATCGCCATGCTCTCCCATGAAATCCGCACCCCGCTGACCTCGGTGCGCGAGGCCGTGGACCTCATCGGATCCGGGACCTTCGGCGCGGTCAACGAGAGGCAGAAGCGGTTCCTGGACATTGCCGAAAAGGAGTCCGGTCGCCTGTCCGGCCTGCTCTCGCGGCTGCTGTCCGTATCGCGCATGGAGACGCAGGAACTGGAGCTGAACCCGGAGCGCGTGGACGCGGCCGGGCTGGTGGACGCGGCCCTGGAGCGGCTCGCGCCCACGGCCAGGGGAGCCGACGTGACCCTCGAAGCCGAGGTCGGGCCCGGGCTGGCCGTGACCGCCGACCCCGCGCACATCAGCCAGGTGCTGACCAACCTGGTGGGCAACGCCGTCAAGTTCTCGGGCCGGGGCGGCAAGGTCCGGGTCAGCGCCGAGCGCAGCGGCGACGAGGCCCTCTTTTGCGTCCGCGACAACGGGCCGGGCATCCCGGAGGACGAGCGCGAACGCATCTTTCTCAAGTACTACCGCGAGCCCGGCGTGCGCGACTCCATAGACGGGGCCGGGCTGGGCCTGGCCATCTCCCGGCGCATCGTCCTGGCCCACGGCGGGCGCATCTGGGTCGAGAGCGAACCGGGCCGAGGCGCCACTTTCCGTTTCACCCTGCCCGCAACCGCCTGA
- a CDS encoding acylphosphatase: MLSYTCVVEGKVTGGNFQSWVQSTAQLLGLKGWVRNVADRKAEILLQGDAAKFTAFREHLLAEAPIVDRGEITCNTIEYDKVFDVFEIRG, from the coding sequence ATGCTGAGCTACACATGCGTCGTCGAAGGAAAGGTCACTGGCGGCAATTTCCAGTCCTGGGTCCAGAGCACCGCACAGCTCCTCGGCCTGAAGGGCTGGGTGCGCAACGTTGCCGACCGCAAGGCCGAAATTCTGCTTCAGGGAGATGCGGCGAAGTTCACCGCCTTCCGCGAACACCTCCTGGCGGAGGCCCCCATCGTGGACCGGGGTGAGATAACGTGCAATACCATCGAATACGACAAGGTTTTCGACGTCTTTGAAATCCGGGGCTGA
- a CDS encoding FmdB family zinc ribbon protein, translating to MPIYEYQCEVCHAIFEEWQSGFQDHEVPCPECGGESKKLISHSSFHLKGGGWYADGYGGKSAGNKPGEAQTPAADAGSSTPAKPESAPASTCPAKSDTSSAGSAS from the coding sequence ATGCCTATCTACGAGTACCAATGCGAAGTCTGCCACGCCATCTTCGAGGAGTGGCAGTCCGGTTTCCAGGACCATGAAGTACCCTGCCCCGAATGCGGCGGGGAATCCAAGAAGCTTATTTCCCATTCCTCCTTTCATCTGAAGGGAGGCGGGTGGTACGCGGACGGCTACGGCGGAAAGAGCGCCGGGAACAAGCCCGGCGAAGCGCAGACGCCCGCCGCGGACGCCGGTTCCTCGACACCGGCCAAGCCCGAATCGGCCCCGGCCTCGACCTGTCCCGCCAAGTCGGACACGTCCAGCGCGGGGTCCGCGTCCTAG
- the purB gene encoding adenylosuccinate lyase produces the protein MLERYSRPEMRALWTLENKFRVWLEVELAVVRAWTEMGEVPQAACDEILGKADFDVDRILEIEETTKHDVIAFLSAVEEKVGPSSRYIHLGCTSSDIVDTANGLLLTRAGGIIAEGIDRLLEVLKGLAFKHKGLLCMGRTHGIHAEPTTYGLKFTGFYAEFARHRERFAAALENIRVGKLSGAVGTFAHSGPELEERTCAFLGLTPDPHSTQIVQRDRYAQYFTALAMLAGGIERLGLELRHLQRTEVSEVEEGFTKGQKGSSAMPHKKNPISAENLCGLSRVIRGNAVASMENQALWHERDISHSSVERVIMPDSTALVDYMLHRMAGVLERLVVKEDVIERNLLSSFGLFYSQRVLNKLINTGLKRQEAYEMVQKVAMRCWENRVQFEDEVRNDPEVNKHLASNDLDEAFDPSYYKRYEDVVFDRVFEGN, from the coding sequence ATGCTTGAACGGTATTCCCGTCCCGAGATGCGGGCGTTGTGGACCCTGGAGAACAAGTTCCGGGTCTGGCTGGAAGTGGAGCTGGCTGTGGTCCGGGCCTGGACCGAAATGGGCGAGGTCCCCCAGGCCGCCTGCGACGAGATTCTCGGCAAGGCGGATTTCGACGTGGACCGCATCCTCGAAATCGAGGAGACCACCAAGCACGACGTCATCGCCTTCCTGTCCGCGGTGGAGGAAAAGGTCGGACCGAGCTCCCGCTACATCCATCTGGGCTGCACCTCCTCGGACATCGTGGACACGGCCAACGGACTGCTCCTGACCCGCGCCGGGGGGATCATCGCCGAGGGCATCGACCGTCTGCTCGAGGTCCTCAAGGGGCTGGCCTTCAAGCACAAGGGGCTGCTGTGCATGGGGCGGACCCACGGTATCCACGCCGAGCCGACCACCTACGGCCTGAAGTTCACCGGGTTTTACGCCGAGTTCGCCCGGCACAGGGAACGCTTCGCCGCCGCCCTGGAAAACATCCGCGTGGGCAAGCTGTCCGGCGCGGTGGGCACCTTCGCCCACTCCGGCCCCGAGCTGGAGGAGCGCACCTGCGCCTTCCTCGGCCTGACGCCCGACCCGCACTCCACCCAGATCGTCCAGCGCGACCGCTACGCCCAGTATTTCACCGCCCTGGCCATGCTGGCCGGGGGCATCGAGCGCCTCGGCCTGGAATTGCGGCACCTGCAGCGCACCGAGGTCTCCGAGGTGGAGGAAGGCTTCACCAAGGGCCAGAAGGGCTCCTCGGCCATGCCCCACAAGAAGAACCCCATCTCCGCCGAGAACCTCTGCGGCCTGTCGCGGGTCATCCGGGGCAACGCCGTGGCGTCCATGGAGAACCAGGCCCTGTGGCACGAGCGCGACATCTCCCACTCCTCGGTGGAGCGGGTCATCATGCCGGACTCCACCGCGCTGGTCGATTACATGCTCCACCGCATGGCGGGCGTGCTCGAACGGCTGGTGGTCAAGGAGGACGTCATCGAGCGCAACCTGTTGAGTTCGTTCGGCCTCTTCTACTCGCAGCGGGTCCTGAACAAGCTCATCAACACGGGCCTCAAGCGCCAGGAGGCGTACGAGATGGTCCAGAAGGTGGCCATGCGCTGCTGGGAAAACCGCGTCCAGTTCGAGGACGAGGTCCGTAACGACCCGGAAGTAAACAAGCATCTCGCTTCTAACGATCTTGACGAAGCTTTCGACCCTTCGTATTACAAACGGTATGAGGATGTGGTTTTCGACCGCGTTTTCGAGGGAAACTAG
- the pyrE gene encoding orotate phosphoribosyltransferase yields MTELKSRLAKLLLKLSYKEGDFTLTSGKKSDYYFDCKQTALNAEGGYLIGRLFVEMLKDYAVQGVGGMTLGADPLVTSVTVVSFLEQRPLPGFIIRKKSKGHGTNQYLEGLANFKRGDKVVLLEDVCTTGGTLITAAERVRDAELEIVGVLAVLDREEGGRERLKEAGLELNAIFTRKELLAAGK; encoded by the coding sequence ATGACGGAACTCAAATCAAGGCTGGCCAAGCTCCTGCTCAAGCTCTCCTACAAGGAGGGCGACTTCACGCTGACGTCGGGGAAAAAGAGCGACTATTATTTCGACTGCAAGCAGACGGCGCTGAATGCCGAGGGCGGCTACCTCATCGGCCGGCTGTTCGTCGAAATGCTCAAAGACTACGCTGTGCAGGGCGTGGGCGGCATGACCCTGGGGGCGGACCCGCTGGTCACCTCGGTGACCGTGGTCTCCTTTCTGGAGCAACGCCCTCTGCCCGGTTTCATCATCCGCAAGAAATCCAAGGGCCACGGCACCAACCAGTATCTCGAGGGACTGGCCAACTTCAAGCGGGGCGACAAGGTCGTTTTGCTGGAGGACGTCTGCACCACCGGCGGCACGCTGATCACGGCGGCCGAGCGGGTGCGCGACGCCGAGCTCGAGATCGTCGGCGTCCTGGCCGTCCTGGACCGCGAAGAGGGCGGCCGGGAGCGGTTGAAGGAGGCGGGGCTTGAGCTCAACGCCATCTTCACCCGCAAGGAACTGCTGGCGGCGGGGAAATAG